One window from the genome of Nicotiana tomentosiformis chromosome 5, ASM39032v3, whole genome shotgun sequence encodes:
- the LOC104110632 gene encoding protein CELLULOSE SYNTHASE INTERACTIVE 1, producing the protein MERNGDAKPHDMEPPTPHSIMKTSSRDRSSMEDPDGTLASVAQCIEQLRQNSSSMQEKEHSLKQLLELIDTRENAFSAVGSHSQAVPVLVSLLRSGSLGVKMQAATVLGSLCKENELRVKVLLGGCIPPLLGLLKSSSAESQIAAAKTIYAVSQGGAKDHVGSKIFSTEGVVPVLWEQLKKGLKAGNIVDDLLTGALKNLSTSTEGFWSATVQAGGVDILVKLLNNGQPSTQANVCFLLACMMLEDSSVCSRVLAAEATKQLLKLLGSGNEAPVRAEAAGALKSLSGQSKESRKEIANSNGIPALINATIAPSKEFMQGEYAQALQENAMCALANISGGLSYVISSLGQSLESCTSPAQVADTLGALASALMIYDSKAENSRASDPLEVEETLVKQFKARLPFLVQERTIEALASLYGNAVLSSKLANSDAKRLLVGLITMATNEVQDELIRSLLFLCKNEGSLWHALQGREGIQLLISLLGLSSEQQQECAVALLCLLSNENDESKWAITAAGGIPPLVQILETGSAKAKEDAATILGNLCNHSEDIRACVESADAVPALLWLLKNGSSNGKEIAAKTLNHLIHKSDTATISQLTALLTSDLPESKIYVLDALKSLLSVAPLSDMLREGSAANDAVETMIKILSSTKEETQAKSASALAGIFHLRKDLRESSLAVKTLWSLVKLLNAEPETILVDASRCLAAIFLSIRESRDIAAIARDALPSLMVLAKSSVLQVAEQAVCALSNLLLDPEVSEKAIPEEIILPATRVLREGTTGGSTHAAAAIARLLQFSQVNPALTDCVNRCGTVLALVSFLESTGSDSLAISEALDALCFLLRLEGASGIKPAWAVLAEYPNSIIPVVSCIADASPVLQDKAIEILSRLCQAQPTVLGDAIACAFGCISSVARRVICSSNALVKIGGSALLVCAAKVNHQRVVEDLNESKSCVPLIQSFVGMLNASESLHLEDQGGKIAISISRDAEEESRKDETEKSTSVVSGVNIAIWLLSALASRDDQSKVEIMEAGAIEVLTERITQSFTQFTQIDFKEDSSIWICGLLLAILFQDRDIIRAHGTMKAIPVLANLLKSEESANRYFAAQAVASLVCNGSRGTLLSVANSGAPSGLITLLGCADEDIKDLVALSEEFALVRNPDQVALERLFRVDDIRVGATSRKAIPALVDLLKPIPDRPGAPFLALGLLIQLAKDCPSNKIVMVESGVLEALTKYLSLGPQDATEEAATDLLGILFTTAEICRHESAFGAVGQLIAVLRLGGRGARYSAAKALENLFSADHIRNAESARQSVQPLVEILNTGLEREQHAAIAALVRLLSENPSKALAVADVEMNAVDVLCRILSSGCSMELKGDAAELCSVLFGNTRIRSTMAAARCVEPLVSLLVTEFSPAHHSVVRALDKLVDDEQLAELVAAHGAVIPLVGLLYGRNYLIHEAISRALVKLGKDRPSCKMEMVKAGVIESVLDILHEAPDFLCAAFAELLRILTNNATIAKGPSAAKVVEPLFVLLTRPEFGPDGQHSTLQVLVNILEHPQCRADYTLTSHQAIEPLIPLLDSPASAVQQLAAELLSHLLLEEHLQKDPVIHQVIGPLVRVLGSGIPILQQRAVKALVCLALTWPNEIAKEGGVGELSRVILNADPSLPHALWESAAAVLSSILQFSSEFYLEVPVAVLVRLLRSGSEGTVLGALNALLVLETDDSTSAGAMAESGAIEALLELLRCHLCEETAARLLEVLLNNVKIRETKATKSAIVPLSQYLLDPQTQGQQARLLATLALGDLFQNEALARSSDAVSACRALVNLLEDQPTEEMKVVAICALQNLVMYSRSNKRAVAEAGGVQVVLDLISSSDPETSVQASMFIKLLFSNNTIQEYASSETVRAITAAIEKDLWATGTVNEEYLKALNALFGNFPRLRATEPATLSIPHLVTSLKTGSEATQEAALDALFLLRQAWSACPAEVSRAQSIAAADAIPLLQYLIQSGPPRFQEKAEFLLQCLPGTLVVIIKRGNNMRQSVGNPSVFCKLTLGNTPPRQTKVVSTGPNPEFDESFSWSFESPPKGQKLHISCKNKSKMGKSSFGKVTIQIDRVVMLGAVAGEYTLLPESKSGPSRNLEIEFQWSNNLTQNAN; encoded by the exons ATG GAAAGAAATGGGGATGCTAAACCTCATGATATGGAGCCTCCAACTCCACATTCAATCATGAAAACATCTTCAAG AGATCGTAGTAGCATGGAGGATCCAGATGGGACGTTAGCAAGTGTTGCTCAATGCATTGAGCAGTTACGGCAGAATTCGTCATCCATGCAAGAGAAAGAACATTCGCTTAAGCAATTGTTGGAGCTTATTGATACACGAGAAAATGCATTTAGTGCTGTTGGCTCACATTCTCAAGCTGTTCCAGTACTTGTTTCTTTACTTCGTTCTGGCTCACTTGGGGTAAAGATGCAGGCAGCTACAGTTTTGGGTTCTCTGTGTAAAGAGAATGAACTGCGAGTGAAAGTACTATTAGGTGGTTGCATACCGCCGCTCCTTGGTCTTCTCAAGTCAAGTTCAGCAGAAAGTCAAATTGCAGCAGCAAAAACCATATATGCTGTGTCTCAAGGTGGTGCAAAGGATCATGTTggctcaaaaatattttcaactGAAGGAGTTGTGCCAGTATTATGGGAGCAATTAAAAAAGGGACTAAAAGCTGGAAACATAGTTGACGACTTGCTAACAGGAGCTTTAAAAAACCTTTCAACGAGCACTGAGGGATTCTGGTCTGCAACAGTACAAGCTGGAGGAGTGGATATACTTGTTAAACTACTGAATAATGGACAGCCAAGTACTCAGGCAAATGTCTGCTTTCTCCTTGCTTGTATGATGTTGGAGGATTCTTCTGTTTGCTCGAGAGTCTTAGCTGCGGAGGCCACCAAACAACTTCTTAAACTACTTGGATCTGGCAATGAAGCCCCAGTTAGAGCAGAAGCTGCAGGTGCTCTTAAATCTCTTTCTGGCCAAAGCAAAGAATCCAGGAAGGAAATAGCAAATTCCAATGGTATTCCTGCTCTGATAAATGCTACCATAGCTCCTTCAAAGGAATTCATGCAGGGTGAATACGCCCAGGCTTTGCAGGAGAATGCGATGTGTGCCCTTGCAAATATTTCTGGTGGCTTGTCATATGTCATTTCAAGTCTTGGTCAAAGCCTTGAATCTTGCACCTCACCTGCACAAGTAGCTGATACATTGGGAGCTTTAGCTTCGGCTCTCATGATATATGATAGCAAAGCAGAAAATTCAAGAGCATCAGATCCTTTGGAGGTGGAAGAAACATTGGTTAAGCAATTTAAGGCCCGCTTACCCTTTCTAGTGCAGGAGCGTACTATTGAAGCACTTGCCAGTTTGTACGGGAATGCTGTACTGTCTAGCAAACTTGCGAATTCTGATGCAAAACGTTTATTGGTTGGTTTGATCACAATGGCCACGAATGAAGTTCAGGATGAGTTGATAAGGTCTCTTCTCTTTCTATGTAAAAATGAAGGTAGCTTATGGCATGCACTACAAGGTCGTGAGGGAATTCAGCTGTTAATCTCGCTTCTTGGGCTCTCATCAGAGCAGCAACAGGAATGTGCTGTTGCTCTTCTTTGTCTTTTATCCAATGAGAATGATGAAAGTAAGTGGGCCATTACAGCAGCTGGTGGCATACCTCCACTTGTTCAAATTCTGGAAACTGGGTCTGCCAAAGCTAAAGAAGATGCGGCAACTATCCTTGGAAACCTCTGTAATCACAGTGAAGATATCCGTGCGTGTGTTGAAAGTGCTGATGCTGTTCCTGCTTTATTGTGGCTTCTGAAGAATGGTAGCTCCAACGGGAAGGAAATTGCTGCAAAGACACTGAACCATTTGATTCACAAATCAGATACTGCAACTATTAGTCAACTCACTGCACTATTGACTAGTGATCTTCCAGAGTCTAAGATTTATGTCTTAGATGCATTAAAAAGTTTGCTCTCTGTGGCCCCTCTGAGCGATATGTTGCGTGAAGGTAGTGCAGCAAATGATGCAGTTGAGacgatgataaagatattaagCTCCACCAAGGAAGAGACTCAGGCCAAGTCTGCTTCAGCTCTTGCTGGAATTTTCCATCTCAGGAAGGACTTGCGAGAAAGTAGCCTTGCTGTCAAAACTTTGTGGTCACTTGTGAAGCTTCTGAATGCTGAACCTGAAACCATCTTAGTGGATGCGTCCCGCTGCCTTGCTGCAATATTTCTCTCTATTAGAGAAAGCCGTGACATTGCAGCAATTGCTAGAGATGCATTGCCTTCGTTAATGGTGCTTGCAAAGTCCTCAGTTTTACAAGTTGCAGAGCAAGCAGTATGTGCTTTGTCCAATCTTCTTTTGGATCCCGAGGTGTCTGAGAAAGCAATTCCTGAAGAGATTATCTTGCCTGCTACTAGAGTTCTTCGTGAAGGCACAACTGGTGGAAGTACCCATGCTGCTGCAGCAATTGCTCGTCTTCTTCAATTTAGTCAGGTTAATCCTGCCTTAACTGATTGTGTTAACCGTTGTGGAACAGTTCTTGCATTAGTTTCTTTCCTAGAATCAACTGGCAGTGACTCTCTTGCTATATCAGAAGCTTTAGATGCACTTTGTTTCCTTTTAAGGCTGGAAGGAGCTAGTGGTATCAAACCTGCGTGGGCAGTTCTAGCTGAATACCCTAATAGCATAATTCCAGTAGTTTCATGCATTGCTGATGCCTCACCAGTTTTGCAAGACAAAGCTATTGAGATATTGTCAAGACTCTGCCAAGCTCAGCCCACTGTTCTTGGCGATGCTATTGCTTGTGCCTTTGGATGCATTTCTTCAGTTGCAAGAAGGGTAATCTGTTCCTCCAATGCTTTGGTTAAAATAGGAGGAAGTGCACTTCTTGTTTGCGCTGCAAAAGTGAATCATCAGAGAGTGGTGGAAGATTTAAACGAATCAAAGTCTTGTGTTCCACTCATTCAATCTTTTGTTGGGATGCTAAATGCTTCAGAGTCTCTACATTTGGAGGACCAGGGGGGTAAGATTGCAATTAGCATCTCCAGGGATGCTGAAGAAGAATCAAGAAAGGATGAGACGGAGAAAAGTACTTCAGTTGTTTCCGGGGTCAATATAGCTATATGGCTACTTTCAGCTCTTGCCAGTCGTGATGACCAAAGTAAAGTTGAGATTATGGAGGCTGGTGCGATTGAAGTTCTTACAGAGAGAATCACTCAATCTTTTACTCAGTTTACACAG ATTGATTTCAAGGAGGACAGTAGCATATGGATTTGTGGATTGCTTTTGGCTATATTATTTCAAGATAGAGACATCATACGAGCACATGGAACGATGAAAGCCATACCTGTGCTAGCTAATTTGCTGAAATCAGAAGAGTCAGCAAACAGGTATTTTGCCGCACAAGCCGTAGCCAGCCTTGTCTGTAATGGTAGCAGGGGAACTCTGTTGTCTGTTGCAAATTCAGGTGCACCATCAGGACTCATAACATTGCTTGGTTGTGCTGATGAGGATATAAAGGACCTTGTTGCACTATCGGAGGAATTTGCCTTGGTCCGTAACCCAGATCAAGTTGCACTTGAGAGGTTGTTCAGGGTCGATGATATAAGGGTTGGTGCAACTTCTAGGAAAGCTATACCAGCCCTTGTTGACTTGCTAAAACCTATCCCAGATCGTCCTGGTGCGCCTTTTCTAGCTCTTGGACTTCTGATTCAGCTTGCCAAAGATTGTCCTTCAAATAAGATTGTTATGGTGGAATCTGGGGTTCTGGAAGCATTGACTAAATACCTTTCACTTGGCCCACAAGATGCAACTGAGGAAGCTGCCACTGATTTATTAGGTATCCTATTTACTACTGCTGAAATATGCAGGCACGAATCTGCTTTTGGTGCTGTTGGTCAGCTAATTGCAGTTTTACGTCTTGGTGGAAGAGGGGCAAGGTATAGTGCTGCCAAAGCCTTGGAAAACCTCTTCTCAGCAGATCACATCAGGAATGCAGAATCAGCTAGACAGTCTGTTCAGCCTTTGGTTGAGATTCTAAATACTGGTCTAGAGAGGGAGCAGCATGCAGCCATTGCTGCATTAGTTAGGCTTCTCAGTGAGAATCCTTCAAAAGCACTTGCAGTTGCAGATGTTGAGATGAACGCAGTAGATGTTCTTTGCCGGATTCTTTCATCAGGCTGCTCAATGGAGCTGAAGGGTGATGCAGCCGAGTTATGTTCTGTTCTGTTTGGAAATACAAGAATAAGGTCTACAATGGCTGCAGCTAGGTGTGTGGAGCCTTTGGTTTCTCTTCTTGTTACTGAATTTAGTCCTGCACATCATTCTGTTGTCCGTGCATTAGATAAACTAGTGGACGATGAACAGCTGGCTGAACTAGTTGCAGCACATGGTGCAGTCATTCCCCTTGTTGGCCTTCTTTACGGCAGAAACTATTTAATTCATGAGGCTATTTCTAGAGCTCTTGTTAAGTTGGGGAAAGACAGGCCTTCCTGTAAGATGGAAATGGTCAAGGCTGGGGTTATCGAGAGTGTACTTGACATTCTGCATGAAGCACCAGACTTCCTCTGTGCTGCATTTGCTGAATTGCTCAGAATACTGACAAATAATGCTACCATTGCTAAGGGACCATCTGCTGCAAAGGTGGTAGAGCCACTTTTTGTATTGTTGACGAGACCAGAGTTTGGACCTGATGGGCAGCACAGCACGCTGCAGGTCCTTGTGAATATCCTAGAGCATCCGCAGTGCCGCGCTGATTATACCTTGACATCTCACCAAGCTATAGAACCTCTTATTCCCTTACTTGATTCTCCTGCTTCTGCTGTGCAACAACTGGCTGCTGAGCTTCTGTCTCACCTGCTTTTGGAAGAGCACCTGCAGAAGGACCCAGTTATCCATCAAGTGATTGGTCCCTTGGTACGGGTCCTTGGTTCTGGTATACCGATTTTGCAGCAGAGAGCTGTGAAGGCCCTAGTCTGTCTTGCGCTGACTTGGCCAAATGAAATTGCAAAAGAAGGTGGCGTTGGTGAACTGTCTAGAGTGATATTGAATGCTGACCCTTCACTCCCTCATGCCTTGTGGGAGTCAGCTGCTGCAGTATTATCCAGCATTCTGCAATTTAGCTCTGAGTTTTATCTGGAAGTACCTGTTGCAGTGTTGGTAAGATTGCTTCGCTCTGGCTCTGAAGGCACAGTTCTTGGTGCATTGAATGCTCTCCTTGTGTTGGAGACTGATGACTCCACCAGCGCTGGAGCTATGGCTGAAAGTGGGGCGATCGAGGCTCTCTTGGAACTTCTCAGATGCCACCTTTGCGAGGAAACTGCTGCAAGACTCCTTGAGGTTTTGCTGAACAACGTGAAGATCAGAGAAACAAAAGCCACCAAGTCAGCAATTGTGCCCTTATCGCAGTATCTTTTGGATCCCCAGACTCAAGGTCAACAAGCAAGGTTACTGGCAACTCTTGCTCTTGGTGACCTATTCCAGAATGAGGCTCTTGCTCGAAGCAGTGATGCTGTTTCCGCTTGCCGGGCATTGGTGAATCTGCTTGAAGATCAGCCTACTGAAGAAATGAAAGTCGTCGCCATTTGTGCCTTACAGAACCTTGTCATGTATAGCAGATCAAATAAGAGAGCAGTGGCAGAAGCTGGTGGTGTCCAGGTTGTGTTGGATCTGATTAGTTCAAGTGATCCAGAGACATCAGTACAGGCGTCAATGTTCATTAAACTTCTCTTTTCCAATAATACCATTCAAGAGTATGCTTCAAGTGAAACTGTCAGGGCTATCACTG CTGCAATTGAGAAAGATTTATGGGCAACGGGAACTGTAAATGAGGAGTACCTCAAGGCTCTGAATGCACTGTTTGGAAACTTTCCCCGTCTAAGGGCTACTGAACCTGCAACACTGAGTATTCCACATCTAGTGACATCCCTGAAGACTGGTTCAGAGGCAACTCAAGAAGCTGCTTTGGATGCACTGTTCCTTCTCCGACAAGCTTGGTCAGCATGTCCTGCTGAAGTGTCTCGAGCACAATCAATTGCTGCTGCAGATGCCATTCCGTTGTTGCAGTATCTGATACAATCAGGCCCCCCTCGGTTCCAAGAGAAGGCAGAATTTCTATTGCAATGTTTGCCTGGGACTCTAGTGGTAATAATAAAGCGTGGCAACAACATGAGACAATCAGTTGGAAATCCAAGCGTTTTTTGCAAGCTTACCCTTGGAAATACTCCACCTCGCCAAACGAAG GTTGTTTCAACTGGTCCTAATCCAGAGTTTGATGAGAGCTTTTCATGGTCCTTTGAAAGTCCTCCTAAAGGCCAGAAGCTCCATATTTCATGCAAGAATAAGAGCAAAATGGGAAAG AGTTCATTCGGGAAGGTCACAATCCAGATTGACCGTGTAGTTATGCTGGGTGCAGTCGCTGGGGAGTACACTCTGTTGCCCGAGAGCAAAAGCGGACCCTCAAGGAACTTGGAAATAGAATTCCAATGGTCTAATAATCTTACTCAAAATGCAAATTAA